A genomic stretch from Planctomycetaceae bacterium includes:
- the ruvA gene encoding Holliday junction branch migration protein RuvA, whose translation MITRITGTLVDLNDVRATIRIGGFEYEVLIPDLVRRQLQSKFNEDVSLRTIEYLDGNPQQGRLTPRIIGFTSDAEKEFFELFCSVDGVGVKKALRAMVRPVREVAEAIEEQDVKTLSTLPGIGPAVAERIIAKLRRKMTKFALMIAAKLPAEEASSSDLFSEAYEALISVGHSPQDARTRIETVMETKKKFKSVEDILAEIYQRQRS comes from the coding sequence TTGATCACGCGAATTACAGGCACTCTGGTCGATCTGAATGATGTCCGAGCTACGATTCGGATCGGCGGCTTCGAGTATGAAGTCCTGATTCCGGACCTTGTCCGCCGCCAGTTGCAGTCAAAATTCAACGAAGACGTGAGCCTCCGTACCATTGAATATCTGGATGGTAATCCCCAACAGGGGCGACTCACTCCTCGCATCATCGGTTTCACGAGCGACGCCGAAAAAGAATTCTTCGAGCTGTTTTGTTCTGTCGATGGAGTCGGCGTCAAGAAAGCACTGCGTGCCATGGTGCGACCGGTTCGAGAAGTTGCGGAAGCCATTGAAGAACAGGACGTGAAAACACTCAGTACACTTCCTGGCATAGGGCCGGCTGTCGCAGAACGTATCATTGCCAAACTGCGACGAAAAATGACCAAGTTTGCCCTGATGATCGCAGCAAAACTACCCGCCGAAGAAGCTTCCTCATCCGACCTGTTCTCCGAGGCATACGAAGCGTTGATCAGCGTGGGCCACAGCCCACAGGATGCCCGAACACGCATTGAAACCGTGATGGAAACGAAGAAGAAATTCAAATCTGTGGAAGACATCCTGGCAGAAATCTATCAACGACAACGAAGCTAA